The following coding sequences are from one Deltaproteobacteria bacterium window:
- the cobA gene encoding uroporphyrinogen-III C-methyltransferase encodes MKTGKVYLIGAGPGDPGLITVKGLACLRKADVVVYDYLANEEFLSSVPKGAERIYVGKKGGDHTLSQEEINSLIAEKARKGKIVARLKGGDPFIFGRGGEEAEELAREGIPFEVVPGVTSAIAVPAYAGIPLTHRDFTSTVAFITGHEDPTKEESRILWDKIATGVGTLVFLMGVENLPVIAAELMKNGRDPETPVALIRWGTLPEQETITGKLSTIGKIAHSKKIKPPVIILVGEVVKLRDHLNWFERLPLFGKKILVTRSREQASDLSERLRELGGVPIEFPTIEVILPENWDDIDHCAFQLMTYDWVIFTSVNGVKFFLDRFFTLGLDIRDLKGPRLCAIGPKTAEALRTLKLKVDFVPSEYRAESIFEGLRKEGLRGKKVLIPRAKGARDILPEELRRAGALVDVVEVYRTVRPAGQVERVYKLLAKRAISAITFTSSSTVSNFVEMVGKKDAQKLTAGIPIASIGPITAEKGKSLGIETTIMPQEYTIPALVEALVEYFQK; translated from the coding sequence ATGAAAACAGGAAAGGTTTATTTGATTGGCGCCGGACCTGGAGATCCCGGGCTGATCACGGTCAAAGGGCTGGCCTGTTTGAGGAAAGCCGATGTGGTGGTTTATGATTACCTGGCCAATGAAGAGTTTCTCAGTTCGGTCCCCAAGGGAGCGGAGCGGATTTATGTGGGGAAAAAAGGCGGAGACCACACGCTCTCTCAGGAAGAAATTAATTCTTTGATTGCCGAGAAGGCCAGGAAGGGGAAAATCGTCGCCCGCCTGAAAGGGGGGGATCCCTTCATCTTTGGAAGGGGAGGGGAGGAAGCAGAAGAGCTTGCTCGGGAAGGCATTCCTTTTGAGGTGGTTCCCGGAGTTACCTCCGCCATTGCCGTTCCTGCCTATGCGGGCATTCCTTTAACCCACCGGGACTTCACTTCTACGGTGGCTTTTATTACAGGCCATGAAGATCCGACGAAAGAAGAGTCCAGGATATTGTGGGACAAAATAGCCACTGGCGTAGGAACACTTGTTTTCCTGATGGGAGTGGAAAATCTTCCAGTAATTGCTGCGGAGTTGATGAAAAATGGCCGGGATCCAGAAACACCCGTCGCCTTGATCCGTTGGGGGACTCTGCCCGAACAAGAGACGATTACAGGAAAACTTTCGACCATCGGAAAGATTGCTCACTCAAAAAAAATTAAGCCCCCAGTCATTATCCTGGTGGGGGAAGTGGTTAAATTGCGCGATCATCTGAATTGGTTTGAACGGCTCCCCCTCTTCGGAAAGAAAATCCTGGTGACGCGGTCTAGGGAACAGGCCAGCGACCTTTCTGAACGACTGCGGGAATTGGGCGGTGTACCTATCGAATTTCCGACTATCGAGGTGATTCTCCCAGAGAACTGGGATGACATTGATCATTGCGCATTCCAACTGATGACGTATGATTGGGTCATATTCACGAGCGTAAACGGGGTAAAATTCTTTCTGGACAGGTTCTTTACACTAGGGCTGGACATAAGGGATTTAAAAGGTCCTCGGCTCTGCGCCATTGGACCCAAGACGGCCGAAGCCTTGAGAACTTTAAAACTAAAGGTGGATTTCGTGCCTTCCGAATACCGAGCGGAATCAATTTTCGAAGGGCTGCGTAAGGAAGGTTTAAGGGGAAAAAAGGTTTTAATTCCCAGGGCCAAAGGGGCCAGAGATATCCTTCCGGAAGAGTTGAGAAGAGCCGGAGCCTTGGTAGATGTAGTAGAAGTCTATCGCACGGTTCGCCCTGCGGGGCAAGTGGAAAGAGTCTATAAGCTATTGGCCAAAAGGGCCATCTCAGCCATCACCTTTACCAGTTCTTCAACCGTAAGCAATTTTGTGGAAATGGTTGGAAAGAAGGATGCCCAAAAGCTGACGGCCGGAATTCCGATTGCTTCCATTGGCCCGATCACCGCCGAAAAAGGCAAGAGCTTGGGAATAGAAACAACCATCATGCCGCAAGAGTATACGATTCCAGCTCTGGTTGAAGCGTTGGTAGAGTATTTTCAGAAATAG